In Rhodococcus rhodochrous, a single genomic region encodes these proteins:
- the treZ gene encoding malto-oligosyltrehalose trehalohydrolase — MHTFEVWAPIPSSVRLFADGRLHDMQRDDDGWWRTTVDVAPDTRYGFVLDDDTGTVLPDPRSPRQPEGVHEPSQLHVLDESKWTDRNWTGRQLTGSIIYEMHVGTFTPEGTLDSAIDRLDELVDLGVEFVEPMPLNAFNGTHGWGYDGVLWYAVHEPYGGPDALQRFVDAAHARGLAVVLDVVYNHLGPSGNYLGRFGPYLSAAPGIWGDNINLDGPGSGEVRRYILDNALRWFREFHIDALRLDAVHALIDHTATHLLEELSVETFRLSAHLGRPLSLIAESDLNDPKLITPRPGGGYGLHAQWADDVHHAIHAAVSGERQGYYGDFGSLDCLAYTLGHGFFHAGTYSSFRGRVHGRPLDTRRTPASGLVAYTCTHDQVGNRALGDRPGAYLEPGQLAVKAALVLASPYTPMLFMGEEWGASTPFRYFTSHPEPELAAAVVEGRRREFAEHGWDADDVPDPQASETFTGSKLRWDERDEDGHARLLECYRALIALRRDRAELTDPWLEHVHVTYDEDEKWLVVHRGALRVACNLGPDPVTVPVGGRPLLWWDEPVVNRTESAVLIPGWSFAILEAPETPRR; from the coding sequence GTGCACACCTTCGAGGTCTGGGCTCCGATCCCGTCGTCCGTCCGACTGTTCGCCGACGGACGGCTCCACGACATGCAACGCGACGACGACGGCTGGTGGCGTACCACCGTCGATGTCGCTCCCGACACCCGATACGGTTTCGTGCTCGACGACGACACCGGGACGGTCCTTCCCGACCCGCGCTCTCCACGTCAGCCGGAGGGCGTGCACGAGCCATCGCAATTGCACGTGCTCGACGAGTCGAAGTGGACCGACCGCAACTGGACCGGCCGGCAACTGACGGGAAGCATCATCTACGAGATGCACGTCGGGACCTTCACCCCCGAGGGCACTCTCGACTCGGCGATCGACCGTCTCGACGAACTCGTGGACCTCGGCGTCGAGTTCGTCGAACCCATGCCGCTCAACGCGTTCAACGGCACCCACGGGTGGGGCTACGACGGCGTGCTCTGGTACGCGGTGCACGAACCCTACGGCGGCCCCGATGCCCTGCAGCGTTTCGTCGACGCCGCTCACGCGCGCGGTCTGGCCGTGGTGCTCGACGTCGTCTACAACCATCTCGGTCCGTCGGGGAACTATCTGGGTCGCTTCGGCCCCTATCTCTCCGCCGCCCCGGGAATCTGGGGCGACAACATCAACCTCGACGGTCCCGGATCCGGGGAAGTGCGGCGGTACATCCTCGACAACGCGCTGCGTTGGTTCCGCGAGTTCCACATCGACGCCCTCCGGCTCGACGCCGTGCACGCGCTGATCGACCACACGGCCACCCACCTCCTCGAGGAACTGTCGGTCGAGACGTTCCGCCTGTCCGCTCATCTCGGCCGTCCCCTGTCGTTGATCGCCGAATCGGACCTCAACGATCCAAAACTGATCACTCCCCGGCCCGGCGGTGGATACGGACTGCACGCGCAGTGGGCCGACGACGTCCACCACGCGATCCACGCAGCGGTGTCCGGTGAACGACAGGGCTACTACGGCGACTTCGGTTCCCTGGACTGCCTCGCGTACACGCTCGGGCACGGCTTCTTCCACGCCGGGACGTACTCGAGTTTCCGCGGCCGGGTCCACGGGCGCCCGCTCGACACCCGGCGCACACCGGCGAGCGGTCTGGTCGCCTACACCTGCACGCACGATCAGGTCGGCAACCGGGCGCTCGGCGACCGGCCCGGGGCCTATCTCGAACCCGGTCAGCTGGCCGTCAAGGCAGCGCTCGTACTCGCTTCCCCGTACACCCCGATGCTGTTCATGGGCGAGGAGTGGGGCGCGAGCACACCCTTCCGCTACTTCACGTCGCATCCCGAACCGGAACTCGCCGCGGCGGTCGTCGAGGGTCGCCGGCGCGAGTTCGCCGAACACGGCTGGGACGCCGACGACGTACCCGACCCGCAGGCTTCGGAGACCTTCACCGGCTCGAAGCTGCGCTGGGACGAACGCGACGAGGACGGGCACGCCCGGCTGCTGGAGTGTTATCGCGCACTCATTGCGCTCCGGCGGGATCGGGCCGAGCTCACCGATCCCTGGCTCGAGCACGTGCACGTGACATACGACGAGGACGAGAAGTGGCTCGTCGTGCACCGCGGTGCGCTGCGCGTGGCGTGCAATCTCGGACCCGATCCCGTCACCGTGCCGGTCGGCGGGAGGCCTCTGCTCTGGTGGGACGAACCGGTGGTCAACCGCACCGAGTCCGCGGTGCTGATCCCGGGCTGGTCCTTCGCGATCCTGGAGGCTCCCGAGACGCCCCGCCGATAA